TTATTTCACCAtcatcttccttttcttcctcatcttcctttgttccttcttcctcttcctccttcccttcctcctcttttgtttcttcttcctctttttgttcttcttcctcttctgcttcctcctctttcacatcttcctcctcttttgcttcttcctcctttccttcctcctcctcctcttcttttgcTTCTTCCTCTACCTCCTTtacttcttcctcctcctctttggcttcttcctcttcctccttcccttcctcctcctccttcccttcttcttcctcctcctctttggcttcttcctcttcctcctcctccttcccttcctcctcctccttcccttcttcttcttcctcctctttggcttcttcctcttcctcttttgcttcttcttcctcctcttcttcttcttcttttgcttcctcctctccttccttggcttcttcctcttcttgtGCTTCTTCATCTCCCTCCTCTACTTCTTCCTccctttctgccttttctttcgcttcttcttcttccttctttccttcctcttcttttgtttcctcctcttcctctttttcttcttcatcttcttccttcccttcctcctctccttccttggcttcttcctcttcttgtGCTTCTTCATCTCCCTCCTCTACTTCCTccctttctgccttttctttcacttcttcttcttccttctttccttcatcttcttttgtttcctcctcctcctcttcctctttttcttcttcttcttcttcctcctctttggcttcttcctctttttcttcctcctcctcctcttcctcttttgcttCTTCCCCCTCCACTTTggcttcttcatcttcttccttcccttcctcttcctcctctttggcttcttcctctttctcttcctctttttcttcctcctcctcctcttcctcttttgcttCTTCCCCCTCCACTTTggcttcttcatcttcttctttcccttcctcctcctcttctgcttcttcctcttcctcctctccttccttcccttcctctttcccttcttcttcttcctttccttcttcctcttcgtccttcccttcctcctcctttgtttcttcctcctccttcactCCCTCTTCTTctgtttccttctcttcctcttcattTAGTTCCTCTTCTTCCTTAGTATCCTCTGCTTCTTCCTCTTtcacttcctcctcttcttctttagtttcaccctcctcctcttttatttcctcctcttcttcagcCTTAgccatttcttcttcctctttctcttcctcctcctctttttcttccacttcttcttcttctccttttgtttcttcccctccttcttctgcttcttcttcTTTGGTTTCTTCAGTTTTGGCCTCATCCTCCATTTCAGTGTTTTGACTCTCTGCTACTTCAGGCTCTTCTCCATCTCCATTCAATGTTGTTCCATCATCCTCATTTAATTCTGGCTCTTTTTCTTCATCATCCTCTGCTTCTGTTTCACCTGTCTGATGTTGCTCCTCATTCTTCTCCTCATTTTCTGCCCCTTCCTCCACAGAACCATTGGGAAGTGTTTTGGTGTCCTGGGCTGCTTCTGCAACGATGGCTTCCTCATCACCATCTTTCTTCAGCCTCAGGATTTTCTGCAAATCAAAGGCTTTCATGACTGGGGCATTGGTGGCCACCACAGGGGCTCTGGCAGGCCTGGAAGCCAGTTTTTTCCTCACACAAGAGTCACATGGACAGTATTCCTCCTCACTGGATTGTTTGCTAATGCTGTCCTCCAAAGCTGCACTAAGGTTAAAGTCATTATCTACATCGAATGATAAGTCTGATGTCTCCTCCAGCCTCATCTGGGCACCATTCTTGTCCCCAAAGAGGGACTTTTTATGCATAGTTTGCAGTCTCCATCTCCTCTGCTCAGTTTGGAGTTTGGACTCACGTGTGGGTGGCCCCTCTGGAGGTCTTGgcatcctccttccagccctgcttctgATCTTCCTCAACTCCTTCTCTATGCTCTTTTGTATCCTCTTGCTCACTTCCTCCTTCAGCTCCAGTATCATTGCATCCATCTGCTGGTTGTCCTGCAGGTTCCACCTGACTTTAAACTCGTTCATGGCATTGACATAGTGAGCCATGAACTCCTTCTCAATTTTCTTGAGTAGTCTCAGGACCCAGGTTGGGTCTGGATCCACAGAGTTTTGCTGGACAAGGGATGTGCCCACACTGGTGGATGTATTGACTTTGGGCTCGGGGTCATTTGGTGACTCTTctgggggctgctcctccaACTCCTCTTTCAGCTCCATCCCAACATCAGCATCACCAACATTGGCATCACCAGTGGCCTCTGGCTGGTCAGCTTCTTCAAGGTTTTCTTGTGGGACTTCATCATTTAGAGCTTCAGCTTCTTGTTCTCCAGTTTCAgctaatttgttttcttcttcattttcattttctccccCTTCCTCTTGACCATGCTCACAGTTACTGCACTGATCCTCCTTattctcttcttcctccaggaTTACAGACTCCTCTCTAGCAGACACTGCCTTTTCCTCACCTTTTGCCTCTGAGCAGGCTGTGGAAGGGCGGGATAGCTGCTCTTCCTCTTTACTTTGCTCCTCAACCTCAGTCAGTTCTGTGCCAGTCTCTGCATTTTCCATTTGCTCGGCTGATTTGCATTCCATAGTTTTCTGTGCCACCAGCGTGGCACCAGCTGTGCATTCTTCTCCTGAGCCACCAGAGCAACTGCAAACATCAACCCCAGAGGAGGACATGGCAGTGAAGGCGTGATCCATGGATTTTGGGACTTTAGACCCAGACACTGGCTTTGCCACCTTGCTCACCTCTTGGCCTGAACTTGGGCCGCTCCTTTCAGCGGTGCACCCAAACCACAAGgcttgaaaaatatttagcaGCTCTGTGTACCTTGACTTATTCAAATGTTTTGAGTTTTCTGATGGATCCTCTGACTCTTCATCAAGGAGTTGGAGGCTGGCAAGACAAGTAATCAAAATGTTGGCGGAGTTACTCAGTTTCCTCCCCATCGTGGGGGACACTTCGGGCAAACTGTTTGATCGGTCAAATTTGGTCTCATGCTTTGAACTGAGCAAGGCCTTCATGATCTGGACAGACGTTTGGACAGAGGTTGGCAGgtctcttttgttgttgttttggctGGATGTAACTGACTTGTTGCATTCTGCTTGCTCAGCCTCAGCAGCTTCAGGTGCGGCCTCAGAGGTTTCTTCCTGTTTGATGCATTCTTCAGCCTCTTCAATAACTGCTGtgtcttctgctttctcttcttcCACTTCATCATTTGCTTCATCCTTTGCTTCATCCTTTGCTTCATCCTTTGCTTCATCCTtttcagcctcctcctcctcattctTCTCCTCAGCTTTTTCTTCCTCCGGGGTTTCCTCGGCATTTGTACAGTGTGATACCTCAGTGATCGACTCTgcattttcctcttctccatcATCCTCCATTTCATATTTCATAAGCAATGTTTCTGAAGGGATTTTCCTGAGCCACTCTTGCACAACTTCTTCTGGAGATGTATTTGGTAGAGCTGATGGCATTAAATCACCTCCTTCCTCCTGAACACCTGCATCTTCTACctcttcctctgtttttttGTTGCAAGAGTCATCAATCTCTTTATTATTCTGACATTTTCCTTCGGTTGCAGCGGATTTAGAGCCGTAGGAAGTTGCTTTGGAGGAATCCACAATTTCTTTCTGCTCTCTTCCTGCAGTCAGCACGGACTCAGTGCCGAAGCTGCTAATGGAGGAATTCTTCAAAATGGTTGAACGGATATTCTTTCTCTTTGGCTTCCCTTTTGGTGGGGCAGGGCATTGCAGACTGCACACTGACATAGTCTCCGACACCGATGCCCGGCTGGAGTTTGACACTTTCACACaaaggttgtttttgtttgtctgtcttGATTTTGAAGACAGAGACATGTTTGATTGTGAATACCTATCATCAGTTTCCTGGGATATCTGGGTCAACAGGCATTTATCTTTTATTTCTGACTTTGAAGAGACTCTTGAGGAGCTACTTGTGGGTTTTCCATTCCTAATCCCATCCTCACTTGGGTGGTCAACTTTTGAACATACACTCCCACTCATGCTTCCCTGTTTTGAAGAAGAGGGTTCAGAACTAATCTTGGCATGACCCTTTCCAGATTTTCCATTAGGACTTGAAACACTTGAGCAGAGGGATGATGGcttgctgttttcttctttatgGCTTCTTTTCTTTGAGCTTTTTGAGCATTCACTGTAGCTGTTGGCAGTACTTTTTGAGGTCTCTTCCTCAGCAGGACCTGCAGTTGTCTCTGGTTCACTGGTAGATGAAATGTTTGAGTGAAGAGATCCTGTCTTATGAGACATGGCATCTCCAGCAGATTTTTTCTTGATTTCACATGAGCTTTTGGAGTATATTGATGCCCTGCTGCCTGATCTTGCATCATATGCATGTAGGGAATTCTTTTTATTTGGAGTGGATTCAAGTGAAGACACAGATATTTCAGACTGTGCATCCAAATGAATGTGGCTGCGTTTGCTCTTTTTGGACCCTCTGGAAGAGCAAGAGACACTGCATGGAACATTCTCCTCACTGCCACTTTTCTTGCTGTTCCTGTCACTAGCCTTGGAACGGTGGGTTCCTTGCGTAGAGCATCGTTCCCCTTCACTGCTCTCATCCCTGATTGATTGACTTGGCTTTGTTTTTGCTGACACTGAGCTGACTTCATTGACCTCACTTTCTTCCTGCTCTGCTTCCACCTCTTCAGCCTCTTTCTTGGGGCAGGACTCACTGGAGAAAGAGGACACCACTGGGTTGTCATCAGAGGTGTTACCCTGCTCAGCATTTTCTTTTGGTGTGGTGCAGTTACTGGACTTGCTGTGCACACTGTTGGCAGGGGTGAAGCACTGGCTGTTGTCTCCCTGGTTTTCCTTTTGAAGGCTTGAGGAGGACACACTCCTGCCCAAGCTGCTCACTTCCTCACACATGTTCTTCTTGCTCTGCCTGGACTGCAGGGATGACCTGGACATGACACTCCCAACTCTGCTGCTTTCAACCTCTTCCGGGTCATCCTTCAAGCACTTCACAGAGGAAGCTTCGAAACAATTTGCCTCCTCATTTtgtgaaattattttggtgATCTCCTGGTCTTCGGGGCTGTCTTGAGTATCCAGGTTGTTTTCACAGCTTGAATGTGACATCAAGCCCAAGGATGAAGGCCTCTGGCTGTTTCCTGTGCTTGTCCGAGTGTATTCCTGCTGTTCTCCATTGGAAGCACC
The genomic region above belongs to Passer domesticus isolate bPasDom1 chromosome 3, bPasDom1.hap1, whole genome shotgun sequence and contains:
- the RP1L1 gene encoding retinitis pigmentosa 1-like 1 protein produces the protein MTQVPADYLSTTSSYNYEPPLPSVARGSTLTKVPPAKKITFFKSGDPQFAGVKMAINQRSFKSFNALMDDLSHRVPLPFGVRTITTPRGIHCISELDQLEDGGCYLCSDKKHVKPISITSGGHRPAPPRNSRPSSTMRRAAQEGKLEDYSAPFTHHGPRIPKKITLVKNGESGFRRSIILNRRNARSFKTLLDEITEILQFPVKKLYTIDGKKIDSMQALLHCPNVLVCVGREPFKPVSMENLRKHSVEKLPNLPPRSNNGNNVNENNESKKTSGPCGAVLTSFSIFFFFTPVNFGLKAKKSVIHPRSASSNRSMRFSLSSEKSYPNGLPASPDNGGPFSNGCSHPKAGDLVQSLVNDDIEKRVHVNKDGSLSVEMKVRFRLLNDETLQWSTQIKKSNLMNQLPCEESGMEEDSGADPLQKMNPEASSEADDSLYPCDIDSYMSKLEESEYDEAHCHSCGKKHQDYDIWKNPMHMSQREEPSMRSTWHTRSSCSSTSSRRRVVHKKMTSVDSIHTTSSEEFSEHIVRESSSYSETIKNRVAYRSVKKCACRSDLSTGASNGEQQEYTRTSTGNSQRPSSLGLMSHSSCENNLDTQDSPEDQEITKIISQNEEANCFEASSVKCLKDDPEEVESSRVGSVMSRSSLQSRQSKKNMCEEVSSLGRSVSSSSLQKENQGDNSQCFTPANSVHSKSSNCTTPKENAEQGNTSDDNPVVSSFSSESCPKKEAEEVEAEQEESEVNEVSSVSAKTKPSQSIRDESSEGERCSTQGTHRSKASDRNSKKSGSEENVPCSVSCSSRGSKKSKRSHIHLDAQSEISVSSLESTPNKKNSLHAYDARSGSRASIYSKSSCEIKKKSAGDAMSHKTGSLHSNISSTSEPETTAGPAEEETSKSTANSYSECSKSSKKRSHKEENSKPSSLCSSVSSPNGKSGKGHAKISSEPSSSKQGSMSGSVCSKVDHPSEDGIRNGKPTSSSSRVSSKSEIKDKCLLTQISQETDDRYSQSNMSLSSKSRQTNKNNLCVKVSNSSRASVSETMSVCSLQCPAPPKGKPKRKNIRSTILKNSSISSFGTESVLTAGREQKEIVDSSKATSYGSKSAATEGKCQNNKEIDDSCNKKTEEEVEDAGVQEEGGDLMPSALPNTSPEEVVQEWLRKIPSETLLMKYEMEDDGEEENAESITEVSHCTNAEETPEEEKAEEKNEEEEAEKDEAKDEAKDEAKDEANDEVEEEKAEDTAVIEEAEECIKQEETSEAAPEAAEAEQAECNKSVTSSQNNNKRDLPTSVQTSVQIMKALLSSKHETKFDRSNSLPEVSPTMGRKLSNSANILITCLASLQLLDEESEDPSENSKHLNKSRYTELLNIFQALWFGCTAERSGPSSGQEVSKVAKPVSGSKVPKSMDHAFTAMSSSGVDVCSCSGGSGEECTAGATLVAQKTMECKSAEQMENAETGTELTEVEEQSKEEEQLSRPSTACSEAKGEEKAVSAREESVILEEEENKEDQCSNCEHGQEEGGENENEEENKLAETGEQEAEALNDEVPQENLEEADQPEATGDANVGDADVGMELKEELEEQPPEESPNDPEPKVNTSTSVGTSLVQQNSVDPDPTWVLRLLKKIEKEFMAHYVNAMNEFKVRWNLQDNQQMDAMILELKEEVSKRIQKSIEKELRKIRSRAGRRMPRPPEGPPTRESKLQTEQRRWRLQTMHKKSLFGDKNGAQMRLEETSDLSFDVDNDFNLSAALEDSISKQSSEEEYCPCDSCVRKKLASRPARAPVVATNAPVMKAFDLQKILRLKKDGDEEAIVAEAAQDTKTLPNGSVEEGAENEEKNEEQHQTGETEAEDDEEKEPELNEDDGTTLNGDGEEPEVAESQNTEMEDEAKTEETKEEEAEEGGEETKGEEEEVEEKEEEEEKEEEEMAKAEEEEEIKEEEGETKEEEEEVKEEEAEDTKEEEELNEEEEKETEEEGVKEEEETKEEEGKDEEEEGKEEEEGKEEGKEGEEEEEEAEEEEEGKEEDEEAKVEGEEAKEEEEEEEEKEEEKEEEAKEEEEEGKEEDEEAKVEGEEAKEEEEEEEEKEEEAKEEEEEEEEKEEEEEEETKEDEGKKEEEEVKEKAEREEVEEGDEEAQEEEEAKEGEEEGKEEDEEEKEEEEETKEEEGKKEEEEAKEKAEREEEVEEGDEEAQEEEEAKEGEEEAKEEEEEEEEEAKEEEEEAKEEEEEEGKEEEEGKEEEEEEEAKEEEEEEGKEEEEGKEEEEEAKEEEEEVKEVEEEAKEEEEEEGKEEEAKEEEDVKEEEAEEEEEQKEEEETKEEEGKEEEEEGTKEDEEEKEDDGEIKEEPEAEEEENPKEEEEEEAKEEKEGEEEEEETKEEEEEEKEGEVEEEEEAQNEEQEAEEKSEGEDAGENEAEETEEPEDEEVVADDEADTSECKGDAEGSGTDNNPEGDDAEGNEEVEQDEAEAEEDAKPESGDEAEEKSSERGENPDENDEEPTGDDPDNAHEKHEGQGNNKVSEKASKTKGKRTNKKLETLKKSTAFSCYSSVGNFSQQSQKGSDDEEERVDEEEGVVEEEGIVEEEAVEEECKGDDNPTSDHPNGEIRSDESSKPSQMYPDSEEEEDKESSGSDPVGDEEQPDAEGADPKEAENTEEVQASKKKENSDEIDQDDLDF